The following coding sequences lie in one Chionomys nivalis chromosome 8, mChiNiv1.1, whole genome shotgun sequence genomic window:
- the Ypel3 gene encoding protein yippee-like 3 isoform X4 translates to MIVTGGIAVPTAELTWPTTTTSSPRVNVGCGPAEERVLLTGLHAVADIHCENCKTTLGWKYEQAFESSQKYKEGKYIIELNHMIKDNGWD, encoded by the exons ATGATTGTCACCGGAGGTATAGCTGTGCCCACTGCCGAGCTCACCTGGCCAACCACGACGACCTCATCTCCAAG GGTGAATGTGGGCTGCGGGCCAGCAGAGGAGCGGGTGCTGCTGACAGGTCTTCATGCTGTTGCGGACATCCACTGTGAGAACTGCAAGACCACCTTGGGCTGGAAATAT GAGCAAGCCTTTGAGAGCAGCCAGAAATACAAAGAGGGGAAGTACATCATTGAACTCAACCACATGATCAAAGACAACGGCTGGGACTGA
- the Ypel3 gene encoding protein yippee-like 3 isoform X3, whose translation MVRISKPKTFQAYLDDCHRRYSCAHCRAHLANHDDLISKSFQGSQGRAYLFNSVVNVGCGPAEERVLLTGLHAVADIHCENCKTTLGWKYEQAFESSQKYKEGKYIIELNHMIKDNGWD comes from the exons ATGGTGCGGATTTCGAAGCCCAAGACGTTTCAGGCCTACCTGGATGATTGTCACCGGAGGTATAGCTGTGCCCACTGCCGAGCTCACCTGGCCAACCACGACGACCTCATCTCCAAG TccttccagggcagtcaggggcGTGCCTACCTCTTCAATTCTGT GGTGAATGTGGGCTGCGGGCCAGCAGAGGAGCGGGTGCTGCTGACAGGTCTTCATGCTGTTGCGGACATCCACTGTGAGAACTGCAAGACCACCTTGGGCTGGAAATAT GAGCAAGCCTTTGAGAGCAGCCAGAAATACAAAGAGGGGAAGTACATCATTGAACTCAACCACATGATCAAAGACAACGGCTGGGACTGA
- the Ypel3 gene encoding protein yippee-like 3 isoform X1 gives MQPEASSALGSLCSPWAAPRVGPLPLAPAMVRISKPKTFQAYLDDCHRRYSCAHCRAHLANHDDLISKSFQGSQGRAYLFNSVVNVGCGPAEERVLLTGLHAVADIHCENCKTTLGWKYEQAFESSQKYKEGKYIIELNHMIKDNGWD, from the exons ATGCAACCTGAGGCCTCCTCA GCACTGGGCTCCCTCTGCTCCCCGTGGGCTGCTCCCCGCGTGGGGCCACTGCCCTTGGCCCCCGCCATGGTGCGGATTTCGAAGCCCAAGACGTTTCAGGCCTACCTGGATGATTGTCACCGGAGGTATAGCTGTGCCCACTGCCGAGCTCACCTGGCCAACCACGACGACCTCATCTCCAAG TccttccagggcagtcaggggcGTGCCTACCTCTTCAATTCTGT GGTGAATGTGGGCTGCGGGCCAGCAGAGGAGCGGGTGCTGCTGACAGGTCTTCATGCTGTTGCGGACATCCACTGTGAGAACTGCAAGACCACCTTGGGCTGGAAATAT GAGCAAGCCTTTGAGAGCAGCCAGAAATACAAAGAGGGGAAGTACATCATTGAACTCAACCACATGATCAAAGACAACGGCTGGGACTGA
- the Ypel3 gene encoding protein yippee-like 3 isoform X2 has protein sequence MQPEASSALGSLCSPWAAPRVGPLPLAPAMVRISKPKTFQAYLDDCHRRYSCAHCRAHLANHDDLISKSFQGSQGRAYLFNSVVNVGCGPAEERVLLTGLHAVADIHCENCKTTLGWKYAEMALRLPVCNPWTVK, from the exons ATGCAACCTGAGGCCTCCTCA GCACTGGGCTCCCTCTGCTCCCCGTGGGCTGCTCCCCGCGTGGGGCCACTGCCCTTGGCCCCCGCCATGGTGCGGATTTCGAAGCCCAAGACGTTTCAGGCCTACCTGGATGATTGTCACCGGAGGTATAGCTGTGCCCACTGCCGAGCTCACCTGGCCAACCACGACGACCTCATCTCCAAG TccttccagggcagtcaggggcGTGCCTACCTCTTCAATTCTGT GGTGAATGTGGGCTGCGGGCCAGCAGAGGAGCGGGTGCTGCTGACAGGTCTTCATGCTGTTGCGGACATCCACTGTGAGAACTGCAAGACCACCTTGGGCTGGAAATAT GCTGAAATGGCCCTCAGGCTACCAGTTTGCAATCCCTGGACTGTGAAATGA